One Psychrobacillus glaciei genomic region harbors:
- a CDS encoding AAA family ATPase: MLLKEITIQNYRKFQGEFFSMADEVTLLAGANNSGKTSMINLIGSILQNGKTPFCISDIPVQLSKKWVDKVCPIFIECFEENQDVLATIEMIVNKLFDTNLPTSSGDLLIPATSIRFRVDYNESDDIRNFADFIMDLNPDNKSVYFEHLFQPTKISFSQALEINLKKLKDRFIKINTSEDPTLKIEQFKEIILSTYEASILEKCFFSDSDYTNKVEIELSTFRRLFNYKYINAGRSLDDQNNGNYRSLSKNMVELAKHNESFSTLLADLPDKILSPIQDAKIIDLVRDASIKGLSEAVKTIATANGGNTASMILDIDINEDTITTLLNQITNTKYKYEGYYLNEASQGLGYSNMIYILLQLESYKRKIDPLLVNIFVVEEPESHMHPQMQRIFGKYLNKYFFEKKIQGLISTHSGEMVRLTEMKNLRVSRPLNHLASKIYDFSSFKDSISGDATLDNFYNWFYEIGFSDIVFADRVILYEGDTERLLIRKLLTLDKYEELNQKYIAFVQVGGAYAHKYSEIIKFLNIKTLILTDLDYKKDADTVEAVIASLTTNATINSYYLESTGIDSPTVPNLYEWKETGGNELFGGLALVNYQGKTEDYARTLEEAMLAKHYGFNVLERKNRDEWIQLRENDKLKYTVPKPVKPKRDESAPETLEPDDSNLDQKYSIREIVKHTENGKTDFMYSVILNGLIEKMLPDYIEEGLNWLQN, from the coding sequence TTGCTTTTGAAAGAAATAACTATACAAAATTATAGAAAATTTCAAGGTGAATTTTTTTCTATGGCGGATGAAGTTACTTTGCTTGCGGGTGCCAATAATAGTGGTAAGACCTCTATGATAAATTTAATAGGCTCAATATTACAAAATGGTAAAACTCCATTTTGTATCTCAGACATACCCGTTCAGCTTTCTAAAAAATGGGTTGATAAAGTATGTCCTATATTTATAGAATGTTTTGAAGAGAATCAAGATGTATTAGCGACAATAGAAATGATTGTAAATAAATTATTTGATACAAATTTACCTACTAGTAGCGGAGATTTACTTATTCCTGCGACATCAATACGATTTAGAGTCGATTATAATGAAAGCGACGATATTAGGAATTTTGCCGATTTTATTATGGATTTGAATCCAGATAATAAAAGTGTTTATTTTGAACACTTATTTCAGCCGACTAAAATATCCTTTAGTCAAGCACTAGAAATTAATCTAAAAAAATTAAAGGATAGATTTATTAAAATAAATACTTCAGAAGACCCCACTTTAAAAATTGAGCAATTTAAAGAGATAATACTGTCTACATATGAAGCAAGTATCCTTGAGAAATGTTTTTTTAGCGATAGCGACTATACAAACAAAGTAGAGATTGAGTTATCTACTTTCAGAAGACTTTTCAATTATAAATATATTAATGCAGGCAGATCCCTAGATGATCAAAATAACGGGAATTACAGGAGTCTAAGTAAAAATATGGTGGAGCTTGCTAAACATAATGAAAGTTTTAGTACTTTATTAGCGGATTTACCAGATAAGATACTTAGTCCTATACAAGATGCGAAAATTATAGATTTAGTGCGAGATGCATCCATAAAGGGGCTTAGCGAAGCAGTTAAAACTATTGCTACTGCAAATGGTGGTAATACAGCTAGCATGATTCTTGATATAGATATTAATGAAGATACAATAACTACTCTACTTAATCAAATAACCAATACAAAATATAAATACGAAGGTTATTATCTTAATGAGGCATCTCAAGGATTGGGATATAGTAATATGATATATATTCTTTTGCAACTAGAATCATATAAACGTAAAATAGACCCCTTATTGGTCAATATATTTGTTGTAGAGGAACCCGAGTCACATATGCATCCCCAAATGCAAAGAATCTTTGGTAAGTATCTTAATAAATATTTTTTTGAGAAAAAGATTCAGGGCTTAATAAGTACTCATTCTGGAGAAATGGTACGTCTAACTGAGATGAAAAATCTTAGAGTTTCACGACCATTAAATCATCTAGCAAGTAAAATTTATGACTTTTCATCGTTTAAAGATAGTATAAGCGGTGACGCCACTCTCGATAATTTCTATAATTGGTTTTATGAAATTGGATTTTCGGACATAGTTTTTGCAGATAGGGTTATTTTATACGAGGGTGATACAGAAAGGCTGCTTATAAGGAAGTTATTGACCCTGGATAAATATGAAGAGCTTAATCAGAAATATATAGCATTTGTACAGGTTGGCGGTGCATATGCACATAAATATAGCGAAATAATTAAGTTCCTCAATATCAAGACACTTATTTTAACTGATTTAGATTATAAAAAAGATGCAGATACTGTAGAAGCAGTAATAGCATCTTTAACCACAAATGCAACTATTAATAGTTACTACCTTGAGTCAACAGGAATCGATTCTCCAACAGTACCTAATTTATATGAATGGAAAGAAACTGGGGGAAATGAATTGTTCGGAGGACTAGCTCTAGTTAATTATCAAGGAAAAACAGAAGATTATGCACGCACTTTAGAAGAAGCCATGCTGGCTAAACATTATGGCTTCAATGTTTTAGAAAGAAAAAATAGAGATGAATGGATTCAACTTAGAGAAAATGATAAGCTCAAATATACTGTTCCAAAACCTGTTAAGCCAAAAAGGGATGAATCTGCCCCTGAAACTCTTGAACCAGATGATTCAAACTTGGATCAAAAGTACAGTATTAGAGAAATTGTGAAACACACTGAAAATGGAAAGACTGATTTTATGTATTCTGTTATTCTAAACGGTTTGATAGAAAAAATGCTTCCTGATTATATAGAGGAGGGATTAAATTGGTTGCAGAATTAA